The Glycine soja cultivar W05 chromosome 8, ASM419377v2, whole genome shotgun sequence genome has a window encoding:
- the LOC114421234 gene encoding mitochondrial import receptor subunit TOM40-1-like, with amino-acid sequence MATLIPPPPPPPPPPPPPAAAADPKVDYLNLPCPIPFEELHREAMMSLKPDLFEGMRFDFTKMLNQKFSLNHSVLMGPTEVPSQSTETIKIPTAHYEFGSTFIDHPRLLLWGRILTDGRLNARVKCDLSENLTFKANAQLTNEPHMSHAMINFDYKGKDYRTQFQLGNGALLGASYIQSVTQHLSLGGEVFWAGQHRKSGIGYAARYNTDKSVATGQVASTGMVLLSYVQKVSEKVSLASEFMCNYLSRDVTASFGYDYILRQCRLRGKIDSNGCVAAFLEERLNMGLNFILSAELDHRKKDYKFGFGLTVGE; translated from the exons ATGGCGACCCTCATTCCTCCCCCTCCTCCCCCTCCtccccctcctcctcctcctgccGCCGCCGCCGACCCCAAGGTCGATTACTTGAACCTCCCATGTCCAATTCCCTTCGAAGAGCTCCATCGCGAAGCTATGA TGTCTTTGAAGCCAGATCTTTTTGAGGGCATGCGTTTTGATTTCACCAAGATGCTCAATCAGAAGTTCTCCCTCAATCACAG CGTGTTGATGGGACCTACTGAGGTTCCTTCTCAGTCCACGGAGACTATTAAGATTCCAACTGCTCACTATGAGTTTGGCTCAACCTTCATTGATCACCCTAGG TTGTTGCTCTGGGGGAGAATTTTGACTGATGGGAGGCTCAATGCCAGAGTCAAGTGTGATTTGTCCgaaaatctcacttttaaaGCCAATGCTCAG CTCACAAATGAGCCGCATATGTCTCATGCGATGATCAACTTTGATTACAAG gGAAAAGACTATAGAACCCAATTTCAACTTGGTAATGGAGCCTTGCTAGGAGCAAGTTATATTCAG AGTGTGACACAGCATTTATCATTGGGTGGGGAGGTATTTTGGGCCGGTCAGCATCGGAAGTCTGGTATTGGTTATGCTGCTCGCTACAACACTGATAAATCG GTTGCTACCGGGCAAGTTGCTAGCACTGGAATGGTTCTTCTAAGCTATGTTCAGAAGGTATCTGAGAAG GTTTCTCTAGCATCTGAGTTTATGTGCAACTACTTGTCAAGAGATGTCACAGCTAGCTTTGGTTACGACTACATCCTTAGACAG TGCCGCCTTAGGGGAAAGATTGACTCCAATGGCTGTGTTGCTGCTTTTTTGGAGGAGCGGTTAAATATGGGTCTGAATTTTATTCTTTCTGCAGAG CTTGACCACAGGAAAAAAGACTACAAATTTGGGTTTGGTTTGACCGTTGGAGAATGA